Genomic DNA from Manihot esculenta cultivar AM560-2 chromosome 15, M.esculenta_v8, whole genome shotgun sequence:
gttaggcggccaaaccatgcatcctcaggcaggttcggcggccgaaaccaccttcggcggccgaacctgagttcatccagaactcagcctttgtgcatttcaagcctcccaaaccttccatacaccccaaaacaagcatccgacttctcaaacacatgcatacgtccttaaccatgcacaagggagctcaaacaagcttaaactcccaaaaacaacatcacatgaacatacattatcatacattgggcataaaacccacataaaccctaacatgcatatctacccatcaaaaccatcttaaaacttcatgaaacgtaaagaaaaacatagatccacacttacctcttgaagatcgagggttggtgcgacccaaagcttgagatgtggagaacccaaactcttaaagtctccaagctctccaaaccttgatccaagctttaaaactcttcaaaacaaccatatagcttataaaacgtgaaggatttgaagaaaaagcaagaaaacgactagaggaggacatgaacacacctgagctcgagaatggggagaaatctcgcccatttccggtctgaggggcttttataggtggccagccaaacctccttcggcggcctaacgtgcatgcaaaacacccccatgttcggcggccgaacttgaggttcggcggccgaacctggtttgttcaatcaagactttcggaggccaaaggcgctcccgaaaccaactcatgttcggcggccgaacttcactttcggcggccgaacctggcaaaaacctccttagtcttttcttttcaaaactcccttctttttcatttaaaaccatgaaatcagtaaaaatcattttagaaaacacattttacccctctagaagactctggcatcatcaaaattccatattccaacggagattccgccggaaggtagggattccgatgccggaatctagccgggtattacatatagagcaactctccttcaaactctccaaaccacAAAACGTCTCTTTTTAGCTTAAACCCTTCAAACCAATATGAaaaccaatcaaacctttgcaagctttgctaaaaccatgaaaaatacTCATGGAGGACATGATCTTACCTCTGGTCGGGAAAAGACAAGCTatccttatccatttcaccgactggaggtgCTTTATAGGGAGCTgaccgactcaccttcggcagccaaacctgtatgcaaaaccatgcaacgttcggcggccgaacgtggagTTTCGAAAGCCGaatctaaggcactttcggcggccaaactttacttcggcggccgaacctggccaaatcctccttggtcttttctcttcaaaactcaatcatattccactctaaacctttaaaacacttaaaaacattttaggaaacctttctcttacctttctcgaaacctctgacatcctcgaattcctccggacggtaagaatttcgatgtctgatctagccgggtattactatatatatatatatatatatatatatatatattaatcgcGATTACCTCTTTAACAACAATTCATACAAGttttgaagaagaaaaatacaACTGTTGTATAcgtgaataaaattatattatgttgtgaaaattaataaaagatgttATAAGGCAATAcgattgaaattataaattaatatttcttctatcttataatttttattcatattaattatttttaagtatattaaaaaataattttttaattatattcatattaaatatattaaattttattaaatattaaaagatattttaaatatttatataaaaaataataattaataaaataaaattataataattaattatatattattgtaatatattaaaaaagtatataataattttttagaataattaaaaaagaaaatataaataaaaatgatgagATCGATAGAGTATCAAATTGATGATGCATGGACTTAATTgaagttaattaattaactaacttcttataaattaatgaaattatgcAGCTGAAATCAAACACATACGTGGAATTGTGATCCAAATGGCTTATATTCCACATTTACAGCTTATATGTCAAAGCCAAATGATCTCAATTGGATTTGGGATATGTTTTATACCAAAAAAAACAAAGCCAAATGATCTCACTTATTTTTCAGAACGTCAAAAAACCATATAATTAGCCTATTTAATTACCAGGAATAGGCCGGAGTTGatagataagaaaataaatgcAAATGCAAATGGTCCtaccaaaaaaatatataattaaatgaaaatggCAGGGCAACTGCCCCAGCTCCTTCCCATTCTTATTGGTCTATAAATGAAAGCTTCAATGAGACCATTTCTCAAGACCGAGAACTCTTCTAAACCATTAGATTAATTCAATGAGAAAGACAATGCATTCCTCTCCATCGATGTTGGTGCTGATAGCTTTATGCGCAATTCTGATTGAATCATCTGGAGGCTTGGCCCAGGCTAAGCTATCTCCAACATTTTATGATCAAAGCTGCCCATTTGTCTCCCACATTATTCGTGAAGTCATCGCAGACGCATTGCAAACTGATAAAAGGATTGGTGCCAGCCTCATCAGGCTTCACTTCCATGACTGCTTTGTGCAAGTAAACTTCAATAAccatcatctttttttttttttttttttttttttttattgtttctgTGATCAGATGAGGCCTTGATTTAATGAGGAGTTGAAATGTTTATATTGATATTGTTACAGGGTTGTGATGCATCAGTTTTGTTGGACAACAGTGATACTATATTGAGTGAGAAGGAAgctcttcctaataataactcACTCAGAGGTTTTGACGTTGTTGATAAAATGAAGGCTTGGTTGGAGTTTGCTTGTCCTGGAGTTGTTTCTTGCGCTGATATTCTCACTATTGCTGCTCAAGAATCTGTTGCTTTGGTAACGTTGGCTTTCAATatgtttatttcaattttttaatgagAAATTGAATTTTATCACACTAACATATTTTAGATTTCAGCAACGACTATAAAATTTTTGTATTAATATtactaatttaattagtaaTGATCTATGTATGAAATAATGATGGAGTTGATGGCTAGCTATATGCAGTCTGGAGGGCCAATATGGAGAAATCAACTTGGAAGGAGAGATAGCAGAACAGCAAACAGAAGTCTAGCTAATACTAACCTTCCAGGTCCCTTCTTGCCCCTCCAGGGTCTCAAGTCCGCCTTCACCGCCATCGGCCTCAACAACCACACCGATCTAGTTGCCCTATCTGGTAATTTTCAATTATTCTTTTTCATGTAATACTCTCTAATAACTCATTGCAATAAGACTGGAtgacttttttaattttcatttaaaatattgtTGATCGTAGgacaaaatattttatttaatatatcttATATTAATCTATTCaagcaattaattaaaaaatttttaaaaaaattataatacaattattattatatataatataaattatgatggattttatgtaattttttatatatataattaatatttaaatatatataattattgtagatataataattatattaaataatttttttaagaaatatagcatcgattttcaatttatttttttatttctcattaaaaattaagtgtttcaatttttattaattttttcttggCATTGATCAGGTGCTCATACATTTGGAAGAGCTCAATGTGGAGGATTTATCCACCGTTTATACAACTTCAATAACACCGGTCGCCCGGATCCAACATTGAACCCAACCTATTTGCGAATTCTCCGAAAAATATGTCCTCAAGGAGGAAATACAACTGTATTAGCTAATTTCGATCCCACAACTCCAGATACTTTTGACAATGATTATTATTCAAATCTTCTAGTTGGGAAAGGCCTTCTTCAGACAGACCAGGAACTATTTTCAACTCCCGGAGCTGATACTgctaaaat
This window encodes:
- the LOC110601331 gene encoding peroxidase E5 — its product is MRKTMHSSPSMLVLIALCAILIESSGGLAQAKLSPTFYDQSCPFVSHIIREVIADALQTDKRIGASLIRLHFHDCFVQGCDASVLLDNSDTILSEKEALPNNNSLRGFDVVDKMKAWLEFACPGVVSCADILTIAAQESVALSGGPIWRNQLGRRDSRTANRSLANTNLPGPFLPLQGLKSAFTAIGLNNHTDLVALSGAHTFGRAQCGGFIHRLYNFNNTGRPDPTLNPTYLRILRKICPQGGNTTVLANFDPTTPDTFDNDYYSNLLVGKGLLQTDQELFSTPGADTAKIVKKFSANQTAFFESFVVSMLRMGNLKVLTGTAGEIRLNCRKVNGDSSGGADTLLVSSM